One Psychrobacillus glaciei genomic region harbors:
- a CDS encoding cold-shock protein, with product MKQGTVKWFNAEKGFGFIEVEGENDVFVHFSAIQGEGFKSLEEGQKVEFEVVEGNRGPQAANVTKL from the coding sequence ATGAAACAAGGGACTGTAAAATGGTTTAATGCTGAAAAAGGATTTGGTTTTATCGAGGTAGAAGGGGAAAATGATGTATTTGTACACTTTTCTGCTATTCAAGGAGAAGGATTCAAATCCCTTGAAGAAGGTCAAAAAGTTGAATTTGAAGTAGTAGAAGGCAACCGTGGACCACAAGCTGCAAACGTAACAAAACTATAA
- a CDS encoding STAS domain-containing protein — MEKEFLDENFNNFFEVNKQRFESKLLDQAVNVRDKINDILRVGDIDLINNAHKLIYYVIDGEKQDELQAFAKQEGIAWATHSLTLYFKLEWVQAIRRTLWSFIQEYTKATQKLTIDTIFDLEKLLNNRIDHFLNVFFINYSTYKDALISAQREVVENLSVPIIPITPNMCILPLIGSVDSFRTTILEEKVLIEIGRLHIQTLIIDLSGVAEMETEIIDKLMKMISGTSMMGCQSIITGLRPVVVRQMVKLGITFEKETKTYGTLQHALNEYFIK, encoded by the coding sequence TTGGAAAAGGAATTTTTAGATGAGAATTTCAATAATTTCTTTGAAGTAAATAAACAACGCTTCGAAAGTAAATTATTAGACCAAGCTGTAAATGTAAGAGATAAAATAAATGATATTTTAAGAGTTGGAGATATCGATCTTATTAACAATGCACACAAACTAATTTATTATGTAATAGATGGTGAGAAACAAGATGAGCTTCAAGCTTTTGCAAAACAAGAAGGAATTGCATGGGCAACACATTCGTTGACGCTCTATTTCAAACTTGAATGGGTTCAAGCTATTCGCAGAACACTGTGGAGTTTCATACAGGAATACACCAAAGCTACACAAAAGTTGACTATAGATACAATTTTTGATTTGGAGAAACTACTCAATAATAGAATTGATCACTTTTTAAATGTATTTTTCATTAATTATTCGACATATAAGGATGCATTAATAAGTGCACAAAGAGAAGTAGTTGAAAACTTATCTGTTCCAATTATTCCGATCACTCCTAACATGTGTATTTTGCCTTTAATTGGCTCAGTTGACTCCTTTAGAACCACTATTCTTGAGGAAAAGGTATTAATAGAAATAGGAAGACTGCATATCCAAACCTTAATAATTGACTTATCCGGCGTTGCGGAAATGGAAACCGAGATAATTGACAAGCTTATGAAAATGATTTCTGGAACCTCCATGATGGGTTGCCAAAGTATCATCACCGGCTTAAGACCTGTAGTCGTCAGACAAATGGTAAAGTTAGGTATCACATTTGAAAAAGAAACTAAAACTTACGGAACTTTACAACATGCTTTAAACGAATATTTTATAAAGTAA
- a CDS encoding YkvA family protein encodes MEIDLKRDLPTYEQQRDFYEKLRLRISDFLSTKSGKKSKLAPYLLFAPDLFHLLIKAMLDNRIDIKSKTLIGSGILYFISPIDLLPEGLIGPGGFIDDIIVATFIINMLLNKFSPEIIEKHWVGDMKLLDALKKISETSNTLLGKIPARSLLSRFIKKSTKNA; translated from the coding sequence GTGGAGATAGATTTAAAAAGAGACTTGCCAACATATGAGCAACAGCGGGATTTTTATGAGAAGTTACGTTTAAGAATATCTGATTTTTTATCTACAAAATCCGGAAAAAAAAGTAAGTTAGCACCTTACTTATTGTTTGCACCAGATTTGTTTCATTTACTCATAAAAGCAATGCTAGATAATAGAATTGATATAAAGAGTAAAACGTTAATTGGAAGTGGTATTTTATATTTCATTTCACCAATAGACTTACTCCCGGAAGGTTTGATAGGACCAGGTGGATTTATTGATGATATAATTGTTGCAACTTTTATTATAAATATGTTGTTAAATAAGTTTTCTCCAGAAATAATTGAAAAACATTGGGTTGGAGATATGAAACTATTGGATGCTTTAAAAAAGATTTCTGAAACAAGTAACACATTGCTTGGGAAAATTCCAGCAAGATCGTTACTCAGTAGATTTATTAAGAAATCAACAAAAAATGCTTAA
- a CDS encoding ABC-F family ATP-binding cassette domain-containing protein, which produces MIAVSNVSLRFGDRKLFEDVNIKFTPGNCYGLIGANGAGKSTFIKILSGEIETQEGNVIMNTDERLAVLKQNHFEYEEYTVLETVMMGHKRLYEVMNEKNAIYMKEDFSDEDGMRAAELEGEFADLNGWEAESEAAILLQGLGISDSMHQKKMAELTGSEKVKVLLSQALFGKPDVLLLDEPTNHLDIKAIQWLEDFLINFDNTVIVVSHDRHFLNKVCTHIADLDFSKIQVYVGNYDFWYESSQLATKLASDQNSKKEEKIKELQAFIARFSANASKSKQATSRKKMLDKIELDDIRPSSRKYPYVNFSMKREIGNDILQTQDLGYTFEGVRLLEKVNFTLNKDDKIILLGGELAKSALLRVLAEEEEPQEGSIRWGVTTTRAYFPLDNAKYFEGNEASLVDWLRQYSPDDESETFLRGFLGRMLFSGEEVKKKPSVLSGGEKVRCMLSKMMLSESNVLLLDEPTNHLDLESIQALNNGLTLFKGAMIFTSHDHQFIQTIANRVIEIREDGSIFDKQLTYDEYLEWKDQQK; this is translated from the coding sequence ATGATTGCAGTAAGTAATGTAAGTCTTCGTTTTGGTGATCGTAAGTTATTTGAAGACGTAAATATAAAGTTTACTCCAGGCAACTGTTATGGATTAATAGGTGCAAATGGAGCAGGTAAATCAACATTTATCAAAATTCTTTCGGGTGAAATTGAGACCCAAGAAGGCAATGTAATTATGAATACAGATGAACGTCTAGCGGTTTTAAAACAAAACCATTTTGAGTACGAAGAATATACGGTTTTAGAAACAGTAATGATGGGTCATAAACGTTTATATGAAGTAATGAATGAAAAAAATGCTATTTATATGAAAGAAGACTTCTCTGATGAAGACGGCATGCGTGCGGCTGAATTAGAAGGTGAATTCGCTGATTTAAATGGTTGGGAAGCAGAATCAGAAGCAGCTATTCTTTTACAAGGATTAGGTATTTCTGATAGCATGCACCAAAAGAAAATGGCTGAACTAACTGGTTCTGAAAAAGTAAAAGTGTTATTGTCTCAAGCGTTATTCGGTAAACCGGATGTTCTTTTACTCGATGAGCCTACTAACCATCTAGACATTAAAGCAATTCAATGGTTAGAAGATTTCCTTATCAACTTTGATAATACGGTTATTGTAGTATCCCATGACCGTCACTTCTTAAACAAAGTATGTACACATATTGCGGACTTAGACTTCAGTAAAATTCAAGTCTATGTTGGGAACTATGATTTCTGGTATGAGTCAAGCCAACTAGCTACAAAACTGGCTTCTGATCAAAATAGTAAAAAAGAAGAAAAGATTAAAGAACTTCAAGCGTTTATTGCGCGATTTAGTGCAAATGCATCTAAATCAAAACAAGCAACTTCTCGTAAAAAAATGTTAGATAAAATAGAGCTAGATGATATTAGACCATCTTCACGTAAATACCCATATGTAAACTTCTCTATGAAACGTGAAATTGGTAATGATATTCTACAAACTCAAGATTTAGGCTACACTTTTGAAGGCGTAAGACTTCTAGAAAAAGTTAATTTTACATTGAATAAAGATGATAAAATTATTCTTCTTGGTGGCGAATTAGCAAAATCTGCTTTACTTCGTGTCCTTGCTGAAGAAGAAGAGCCTCAAGAAGGATCTATCCGTTGGGGTGTAACGACTACTCGTGCATACTTCCCTCTTGATAATGCAAAGTATTTTGAAGGAAACGAGGCTTCCTTAGTAGACTGGTTACGACAATACTCTCCAGATGATGAAAGTGAAACATTTTTACGTGGATTCTTAGGTCGTATGTTATTCTCAGGTGAAGAAGTGAAGAAAAAGCCCTCTGTGCTTTCAGGTGGAGAAAAAGTTCGCTGTATGCTTTCTAAAATGATGCTATCAGAGTCGAATGTACTTTTACTTGACGAACCAACTAACCATTTGGACTTGGAATCCATTCAAGCATTAAATAATGGATTAACTTTATTTAAAGGTGCAATGATCTTTACTTCACATGACCATCAGTTTATCCAAACAATTGCTAACCGTGTCATTGAAATCCGTGAAGACGGATCTATATTTGATAAGCAGTTAACATATGATGAATATTTAGAATGGAAAGACCAGCAAAAATAA
- the msrA gene encoding peptide-methionine (S)-S-oxide reductase MsrA: MIEKATFAGGCFWCMVKPFDSWDGIHKVTSGYMGGHLENPTYEDVKKGNSGHLEVVEIQFDPTIFSYDQLLEIFWQQIDPTDGGGQFQDRGESYTSAIFVHSEEQKIQAEKSKELLAASGKFSKPILTPIRDAKVFFEAEDYHQDYYKKSPKHYKEDRAQSGRDEFLSKNWNE, translated from the coding sequence GTGATAGAAAAAGCAACGTTTGCAGGTGGCTGTTTTTGGTGCATGGTGAAGCCATTTGATTCATGGGACGGTATACATAAAGTGACGTCAGGATATATGGGTGGACATCTAGAAAATCCAACTTATGAAGATGTAAAAAAAGGTAATTCTGGGCACTTAGAAGTCGTAGAAATTCAATTCGATCCTACCATTTTTTCGTATGATCAACTTCTTGAAATTTTTTGGCAACAAATTGACCCTACTGATGGAGGAGGTCAATTCCAAGACCGCGGAGAAAGCTATACATCTGCTATATTTGTCCATTCGGAGGAGCAAAAAATACAAGCCGAAAAATCAAAAGAATTATTGGCAGCAAGCGGTAAATTTTCAAAGCCTATCTTAACGCCAATTAGAGATGCAAAAGTTTTCTTTGAAGCAGAAGATTATCATCAAGACTATTATAAAAAGAGTCCAAAACATTATAAAGAGGATCGTGCCCAATCAGGTCGAGATGAATTCCTTTCAAAAAACTGGAATGAATAA
- a CDS encoding LCP family protein: protein MDETQKGQTRSRPKRKLRVGRIVLILLVFTVLICGVYTFTQYSIGYKLASGEKLKTENFTGDKLSVGDRENILVLGVDSRGEDKARTDTMMLVSWDKKKNDVKIISFMRDIYAEIPGYKSYKLNTAYYLDGVNLLKETLQNMFDIPIHHYALIDFSSFESLVDIIAPHGVPINVEKDMSEKIGVSLTKGQHDLSGKELLGYSRFRHDSEGDFGRVSRQQLVMEALKNEVLSIKNFPNVPKFAGAAEGYIETDYTKTDKVKRVFDAITSGKLDIEKLTIPIEGTYSFNSYSHAGSVIEINKEKNKAAVSEFLEEK from the coding sequence ATGGATGAAACTCAGAAAGGTCAAACTAGATCCAGGCCGAAAAGAAAGTTAAGAGTAGGCAGAATTGTTCTGATTTTACTCGTATTTACGGTGTTAATTTGTGGTGTTTATACGTTTACCCAGTACTCGATTGGTTATAAATTAGCTAGTGGTGAAAAACTAAAAACGGAGAATTTTACTGGTGATAAGCTAAGTGTTGGGGATAGAGAAAATATTTTAGTTCTTGGAGTAGATTCAAGAGGTGAGGATAAAGCTCGAACAGATACAATGATGCTTGTCTCGTGGGATAAAAAGAAAAATGATGTGAAAATAATATCATTTATGCGAGATATATACGCGGAAATTCCAGGGTATAAATCGTATAAACTAAATACTGCATATTATTTGGATGGTGTGAATTTATTAAAAGAAACTTTACAAAATATGTTTGATATTCCTATTCATCATTATGCCTTAATCGATTTTAGCAGTTTTGAATCATTAGTAGATATTATTGCTCCTCATGGAGTCCCTATTAATGTAGAAAAAGATATGTCTGAGAAAATTGGTGTATCGCTCACGAAGGGGCAACATGATTTATCTGGAAAAGAATTACTTGGGTATTCAAGGTTTCGTCATGATTCAGAAGGTGATTTTGGTAGAGTATCAAGGCAACAACTCGTGATGGAAGCTTTAAAAAATGAAGTGCTTTCCATAAAAAACTTTCCAAATGTGCCCAAATTTGCAGGAGCAGCTGAAGGTTATATAGAAACCGATTATACAAAAACAGATAAGGTTAAACGAGTTTTTGATGCGATTACGAGCGGTAAACTGGATATTGAAAAATTAACAATACCAATAGAAGGAACCTATTCATTTAACAGTTATTCTCACGCTGGGTCAGTCATAGAAATCAATAAAGAAAAAAATAAAGCTGCAGTTTCTGAATTTTTAGAAGAAAAGTAA
- a CDS encoding AI-2E family transporter: MEPEKPSFFSTRYIKFLGGRNTFFTLIMLLLIGVVVMVYEKISFVFIPLTVFLGNVILPIILAVIAYYLLRPILRLIEKINIPRVWGILIIFLALIGLITLLVFLVFPFLKAQSIRLVDELPNYLIQLLNSLDTFLRTSFVADYYLQIENDVMDLLKNVPTEISKLFQSTVASIASGITSIVGAVTSFILSIVMVPFILFYLLKDGEKLPQYIMKLFPPRMRDDLHSVFKNIDKQISSYIQGQILVSMCIGFMIYIGFTIIGMDYALLLGVIAMVTSVVPYLGPVIAITPAAIIALVTPHFMLIKLAIVWTVVQLVEGKFISPQIMGKSLHIHPITIIFVLITSGSLFGVPGVILGIPGYAILKVIVSHFYTLFKKRYNRYESNIEKHYEYTNNKVD; encoded by the coding sequence GTGGAGCCTGAAAAACCTTCTTTTTTTTCTACCAGGTACATAAAATTTCTAGGAGGACGTAATACCTTTTTTACGCTAATAATGCTGTTGCTAATTGGTGTAGTCGTGATGGTGTACGAAAAAATATCTTTTGTTTTCATTCCATTAACTGTATTTTTAGGGAATGTGATTTTACCCATAATATTAGCAGTCATTGCATATTATCTACTAAGACCGATTTTGCGACTCATAGAGAAAATTAATATTCCACGAGTTTGGGGAATATTAATCATCTTCCTAGCATTAATAGGATTAATCACATTACTTGTTTTTTTAGTTTTTCCATTTTTGAAAGCACAATCCATTCGATTAGTGGATGAATTACCTAATTACCTTATACAATTGCTTAATTCTTTAGATACTTTTTTAAGAACCTCCTTTGTAGCAGATTATTATTTACAAATTGAAAATGATGTAATGGATTTATTGAAAAATGTACCAACTGAAATAAGCAAGTTGTTTCAAAGTACTGTTGCAAGTATTGCAAGTGGAATAACTTCTATTGTTGGTGCAGTAACAAGCTTTATCTTATCTATAGTAATGGTTCCTTTTATCCTTTTCTATTTATTGAAAGACGGAGAAAAGTTACCACAATATATTATGAAGTTATTTCCACCTCGTATGAGGGATGATTTACATTCCGTATTTAAAAATATCGATAAACAAATTAGCTCATATATCCAAGGCCAAATATTAGTGTCTATGTGTATAGGTTTTATGATCTATATCGGATTTACAATTATTGGAATGGACTATGCGTTGTTACTTGGAGTAATAGCAATGGTGACAAGTGTTGTTCCATATTTAGGTCCTGTTATAGCAATAACACCAGCTGCAATCATTGCATTAGTTACGCCACATTTTATGTTAATCAAGCTTGCGATAGTATGGACAGTTGTTCAATTAGTGGAAGGGAAATTTATCTCCCCTCAAATTATGGGTAAATCACTACATATTCATCCAATTACGATTATTTTTGTTTTAATTACTTCTGGGTCATTGTTTGGTGTACCAGGTGTAATTTTAGGAATTCCAGGGTATGCAATATTAAAAGTAATTGTTTCACATTTTTATACCTTATTTAAAAAGCGTTATAATAGATATGAATCGAATATAGAAAAACATTATGAGTATACAAATAACAAGGTGGACTGA
- a CDS encoding sporulation protein — protein MTKKFESSIKVQTFKIDTVVDHPYIEHGINLSGTIYIDGVHDDESIENIKLEVFKLINGEISKIVSKHSIELVGSSASKDMQMIPFEIMPDERWLPDGNNEVTNLILRTTVLFENGSEYNDEDEIYFDIEE, from the coding sequence ATGACGAAGAAGTTTGAATCCTCCATAAAAGTACAAACGTTTAAAATTGATACAGTTGTGGATCACCCTTATATTGAGCATGGGATTAACCTTTCCGGAACAATTTATATTGACGGAGTACACGATGACGAATCAATAGAAAACATAAAACTAGAAGTTTTTAAATTAATAAATGGAGAAATATCCAAAATCGTTTCCAAGCATTCTATCGAACTAGTTGGCTCGTCAGCATCAAAAGACATGCAAATGATTCCTTTTGAAATTATGCCTGATGAACGTTGGTTGCCTGATGGAAATAACGAAGTAACAAACTTAATATTACGTACAACCGTTTTATTTGAAAATGGATCGGAATATAATGACGAAGACGAGATTTACTTTGATATTGAAGAATAA
- a CDS encoding RAxF-45 family protein: MKNAVNAHRFILEFLSTSCAITHEIGINGTSLSIFSQLNEFHS; the protein is encoded by the coding sequence ATGAAGAACGCTGTGAATGCACATAGATTTATATTGGAATTTTTATCCACGTCTTGTGCGATTACTCATGAAATTGGTATTAACGGGACTAGTCTGTCCATTTTTAGTCAATTAAATGAATTTCACAGCTGA
- the abc-f gene encoding ribosomal protection-like ABC-F family protein, whose translation MICTIQEISKMLGGNTIFENLSLCIKTGDKLGIVGRNGSGKTTLLTLITGVELPDEGSIHFKKGTKIGYLTQIPSFSEDVSGFDVLNTAFEELMQIQTKMKELEGKLSTAAPNELEKLLQLYGDIQEEFTNRNGYAIDSEINKVIEGLQLFTFVHQPFTTLSGGEQTKIMLGKLLLMKPDLLLLDEPTNHLDLFAVEWLEQYLVSYSGTVVIISHDRYFLDQVVTKIADLEEGEITLYHGNYSSFIIEKEEALMREFQEYEEQQKKIKKMKETIKRLRIWANEAVPPNAGLHRQARNMERALERMEKIRKPLIDPKKMSLSFDAAPRSGKEVVIMEQVSKSYGEKVLLQDANLHVYWKERVAIVGRNGTGKSTILKSLLQELPVDSGKVRLGSNVRVGFLSQHFETQEPKAKLIDVFRSEVNVLEGDARHILAKFMFYGPDVFKRVGDLSGGERMRLRLAQLMHQDINLLMLDEPTNHLDIDSREVLEDALDDFQGTILAVSHDRYFLNKLFPRTAWLDQGQLTTFEGPYKWAREKWEEQQSKQIASVIIQKKDPIKLAKVKPPNIRPFEEDIRLLEEEILVLKMQIDVEEDWPKYENLLTIRNVKEKELEDLIGQWMESQ comes from the coding sequence ATGATATGTACTATCCAAGAAATAAGTAAAATGCTCGGAGGAAATACAATTTTCGAAAATTTGTCTTTATGCATTAAAACTGGAGATAAATTAGGGATAGTTGGACGAAATGGTAGTGGAAAAACAACGCTGCTGACATTAATCACTGGGGTGGAATTACCAGACGAAGGAAGCATTCATTTCAAAAAAGGTACAAAAATTGGCTATTTAACACAAATACCTTCATTTTCAGAAGACGTATCTGGCTTCGATGTATTAAATACAGCATTTGAGGAATTAATGCAAATACAAACAAAGATGAAAGAACTGGAAGGAAAGCTATCCACAGCAGCTCCTAATGAGTTAGAGAAATTACTACAACTATACGGAGATATTCAAGAGGAATTCACGAATCGGAATGGGTATGCAATTGATTCGGAAATTAATAAAGTCATAGAAGGTCTGCAATTATTCACCTTTGTCCACCAACCCTTTACGACATTAAGCGGTGGAGAACAGACGAAAATTATGCTTGGAAAGCTCTTGTTAATGAAACCTGATTTATTATTATTAGATGAGCCTACAAACCATTTAGATTTATTTGCAGTTGAATGGTTAGAACAATATTTAGTTTCTTATTCGGGTACTGTAGTTATTATTTCGCATGATCGATATTTTCTAGATCAAGTTGTTACGAAAATTGCAGACTTAGAAGAAGGAGAAATAACTTTATATCATGGGAATTATTCATCTTTTATTATCGAAAAAGAAGAAGCATTAATGCGTGAGTTCCAAGAATATGAAGAACAACAAAAAAAGATAAAGAAAATGAAAGAAACCATTAAGCGACTGAGAATATGGGCAAACGAGGCTGTGCCGCCAAACGCTGGGCTTCACAGACAAGCGAGAAATATGGAACGTGCACTAGAAAGAATGGAGAAGATAAGGAAACCACTGATAGATCCAAAGAAGATGAGCTTATCGTTTGATGCGGCTCCTAGAAGTGGGAAAGAAGTAGTTATCATGGAACAAGTATCGAAATCATATGGAGAAAAAGTGCTGCTTCAAGATGCAAATTTACATGTATATTGGAAAGAACGTGTTGCGATTGTTGGACGAAATGGAACAGGAAAATCAACGATTTTAAAATCACTTCTGCAAGAATTACCAGTGGATTCAGGAAAGGTTCGTTTAGGCAGTAATGTTCGAGTTGGTTTTTTATCCCAGCACTTTGAAACGCAGGAACCAAAAGCAAAGCTAATTGATGTGTTTCGTAGTGAGGTTAATGTTTTAGAGGGTGACGCTCGTCACATACTTGCAAAGTTTATGTTTTACGGACCAGATGTATTTAAACGAGTAGGAGATTTGAGTGGGGGTGAACGTATGCGCCTGCGACTTGCTCAACTTATGCATCAAGATATCAACCTATTGATGCTAGATGAACCAACGAATCATCTGGATATTGATTCACGAGAAGTTTTAGAGGATGCTTTGGATGACTTTCAAGGAACAATATTAGCGGTTTCGCACGATCGGTACTTTTTAAATAAATTATTTCCTCGAACTGCATGGTTAGACCAAGGTCAACTTACTACTTTTGAAGGACCATACAAATGGGCACGTGAAAAATGGGAGGAACAGCAGTCAAAACAAATTGCATCAGTTATCATACAAAAAAAAGATCCGATAAAATTAGCAAAAGTTAAGCCTCCAAATATTCGACCTTTTGAAGAAGATATTAGGTTGTTGGAAGAGGAAATACTAGTGTTAAAGATGCAAATTGATGTGGAAGAAGACTGGCCAAAATATGAAAATCTACTTACTATCAGAAATGTGAAAGAAAAAGAATTAGAAGACTTGATTGGACAATGGATGGAATCCCAGTAA
- the metA gene encoding homoserine O-acetyltransferase MetA, translated as MPINIPPQLPAAELLKKEKIFVMDEERASTQDIRPLNIIILNLMPEKERTELQLLRLLGNTPLQVNVTFLNTATHESKNVSKTHLDSFYTTFEQIKHKRYDGMIITGAPIEHLAFEEVDFWEEISQIMDWTKTNVTSVLHICWGAQAALYHHYGVGKYDLPQKCSGIYTHRISDPTINLVRGFNDEFNAPHSRYTAVSMEQIQNDPRLTLLAKSEDAGIFLVISDDNKHIMITGHLEYDAGTLAEEYNRDRNKGLEIDVPKNYFPDDDPTKQPINSWRSHTHLLFSNWLNYYVYQETPYEWVYF; from the coding sequence ATGCCTATTAATATCCCTCCACAGTTACCTGCTGCGGAATTGCTTAAGAAAGAAAAAATATTTGTTATGGATGAAGAACGCGCCTCCACTCAGGATATCCGTCCCTTGAACATTATTATTTTAAATTTAATGCCTGAAAAAGAGCGAACAGAATTACAGTTATTAAGACTATTGGGAAATACACCCCTTCAAGTAAATGTGACGTTTCTAAACACGGCGACGCATGAATCGAAAAATGTCAGCAAAACGCATTTAGATTCGTTCTACACTACTTTTGAACAAATAAAACATAAGCGTTATGACGGGATGATCATTACTGGTGCACCAATTGAACATTTAGCATTTGAAGAAGTGGATTTCTGGGAAGAAATATCTCAAATTATGGATTGGACCAAAACAAATGTAACGTCCGTTTTACATATTTGTTGGGGAGCGCAAGCTGCTTTGTATCATCATTATGGTGTTGGCAAATATGACTTACCTCAAAAGTGCTCTGGAATATACACACATCGAATTTCCGATCCAACAATCAATCTAGTTCGAGGATTTAATGATGAATTTAATGCTCCCCATTCACGTTATACGGCCGTATCTATGGAGCAAATTCAAAATGATCCACGATTAACGCTTCTTGCAAAGTCAGAAGATGCTGGGATTTTCCTTGTTATATCAGATGATAATAAACATATTATGATCACGGGACATTTAGAGTATGATGCAGGTACGCTCGCAGAAGAATATAATCGTGATAGGAATAAAGGACTTGAAATCGATGTACCTAAAAATTACTTTCCAGACGATGATCCAACGAAACAACCAATAAATTCTTGGCGTTCTCATACGCATCTATTGTTTTCAAATTGGTTGAATTATTATGTTTACCAAGAAACGCCTTATGAGTGGGTATATTTCTGA
- a CDS encoding aldo/keto reductase, producing the protein MSKRVEIGKTGLFVNPVGLGTNAVGGHNLFPNLNDETGKEIVRTAINNGIDFLDTAFIYGPGRSEELIGEVLKETGTRQEIVLATKGAHKFLDGKVVVDNNPNFLKETVENSLRRLQTDYIDLFYIHFPDDTTPKEEAIGSLFRLKEEGKIRAIGVSNFTLEQLKEGNQDGYIDVLQSGYNLLKREAENDLIPYTSEHNISFIPYFPLASGLLTGKFDKNSTFEDGRSKNPLFQGEAFGRNLEKVEQLRQIANDKNVAVSNIVLAWYLTQDTIDVIIPGAKKPEQVLDNIKTLEVQLSQQEIRKIDQIFQ; encoded by the coding sequence ATGAGTAAAAGAGTAGAAATCGGTAAAACTGGACTATTTGTAAATCCCGTGGGACTTGGTACCAATGCAGTTGGAGGGCATAATCTTTTCCCCAACCTAAATGATGAGACCGGCAAAGAAATAGTACGCACTGCTATTAATAATGGAATTGACTTTTTGGATACAGCCTTTATTTACGGTCCGGGAAGATCAGAAGAGTTAATTGGTGAAGTATTGAAAGAAACTGGGACCCGTCAAGAAATAGTTCTAGCTACAAAAGGGGCACATAAATTTTTGGATGGAAAAGTGGTAGTGGATAATAACCCTAATTTTCTAAAAGAAACAGTTGAAAATAGCTTGAGACGACTTCAAACGGATTATATCGATTTATTTTATATTCATTTTCCAGATGATACTACCCCCAAAGAAGAAGCCATCGGGTCGCTTTTTCGATTAAAAGAAGAAGGAAAAATACGGGCTATTGGTGTATCGAATTTTACACTAGAACAATTAAAAGAAGGTAATCAAGATGGATATATTGACGTCCTTCAATCAGGTTATAACTTATTAAAACGAGAGGCAGAGAATGATTTAATACCTTATACTTCCGAGCATAATATTTCCTTTATACCATACTTTCCACTAGCATCGGGTTTACTTACTGGAAAATTCGATAAAAACAGTACTTTTGAAGATGGCCGTTCCAAAAATCCTTTATTTCAAGGGGAAGCATTTGGTCGAAATCTTGAAAAAGTAGAACAATTGAGACAAATAGCAAACGATAAAAACGTAGCTGTATCTAATATTGTGCTTGCTTGGTATTTAACGCAAGATACTATCGATGTGATAATTCCTGGTGCGAAAAAACCGGAGCAAGTACTAGATAATATAAAGACCTTAGAAGTGCAGCTTAGCCAGCAAGAAATAAGAAAAATCGACCAAATCTTCCAATAA